A portion of the Novosphingobium sp. KA1 genome contains these proteins:
- a CDS encoding chemotaxis protein CheW produces MGGATPGAEVQVVEFGLGKEVFAVPVALVREILDYRPPCHVPNGPHHFLGLTDVRGQGVPTVDLRLRLGMAQAEPTLATRILILDVPLEQRLLTLGVVIDRVLDVSSYERARIEAAPDIGVRWNCDYITGVVRREDGFVVMVDVGRIFTAEDVAAVPPSLRRAAG; encoded by the coding sequence ATGGGCGGCGCGACGCCCGGCGCCGAAGTGCAGGTGGTGGAGTTCGGGCTCGGCAAGGAAGTCTTTGCGGTGCCGGTGGCGCTGGTGCGCGAGATCCTCGACTACCGCCCGCCCTGCCACGTGCCCAATGGCCCGCACCATTTCCTCGGCCTCACCGACGTGCGCGGGCAGGGGGTGCCGACGGTCGACTTGCGGCTGCGGCTGGGCATGGCGCAGGCGGAGCCGACATTGGCGACGCGCATCCTCATCCTCGACGTGCCGCTGGAGCAGCGCCTGCTGACGCTGGGCGTGGTGATCGACCGGGTGCTCGACGTCAGCAGCTACGAGCGCGCCCGCATCGAGGCGGCGCCCGACATCGGCGTGCGCTGGAACTGCGACTACATCACCGGCGTGGTGCGCCGCGAGGACGGTTTTGTGGTCATGGTCGACGTCGGCCGGATCTTCACGGCCGAGGATGTTGCCGCCGTTCCCCCGTCCCTGCGCAGGGCGGCCGGATAG
- a CDS encoding methyl-accepting chemotaxis protein has translation METLRGNLVGLIAAMNHMSAEHDRGDIDVVVPVEKFRGDFAVMAGGINAMVAGHIAVKKKAMACVREFGEGNFEAVLEPFPGKKAFINETIETLRGNLVGLIAAMNHMSAEHDRGDIDVVVPVEKFRGDFAVMAGGINAMVAGHIAVKKKAMACVKAFGEGDFSAPLEAFPGKKAFINETIETLRGNLREITEEIQRLIAASTAGRLEERGDAGRFVGDYARLVSGINGMLDAIVLPIAEGNRVLGRLSAGDLAERIEIACHGDHQRMKDAINLLVDSMRRTAEVADRIAQGDLTVEHEKLSERDELGTSLLSMIERLRSVVGGTTAAAENVSIGSRQLAESSEQLSQGATEQAASAEEASASMEEMAANIKQNADNAAQTEKIARQSSRDAEASGEAVQNAVLAMRTIAEKIGIVQEIARQTDLLALNAAVEAARAGEHGKGFAVVASEVRKLAERSQTAASEIVAVSGDTLKAATAAGEMLVKLVPDIRRTAELVCEISAACREQDIGAAQINEAIQQLDKVTQLNASASDEISSTSEQLASQAEELQNAIAFFEIGGQRTRAASAPARGKAVSAPAGAPSRARTRPVARTPKRNSIADQQERVAGFALNLTDGAADAEDADFGRAA, from the coding sequence ATCGAGACGCTGCGCGGCAATCTGGTCGGGCTGATCGCGGCGATGAACCACATGTCGGCCGAGCATGACCGGGGCGATATCGATGTGGTCGTGCCGGTGGAGAAGTTCCGGGGCGACTTTGCGGTGATGGCGGGCGGCATCAATGCCATGGTGGCGGGCCACATCGCGGTGAAGAAGAAGGCGATGGCCTGCGTCAGGGAATTCGGCGAGGGCAACTTCGAGGCGGTGCTCGAGCCGTTCCCCGGCAAGAAGGCCTTCATCAACGAGACGATCGAGACGCTGCGCGGCAATCTGGTCGGGCTGATCGCGGCGATGAACCACATGTCGGCCGAGCATGACCGGGGCGATATCGACGTGGTCGTGCCGGTGGAGAAGTTCCGGGGCGACTTTGCGGTGATGGCGGGCGGCATCAATGCCATGGTGGCGGGCCACATCGCGGTGAAAAAAAAGGCGATGGCCTGCGTGAAGGCGTTCGGCGAGGGGGATTTCTCCGCCCCGCTGGAGGCGTTCCCGGGCAAGAAGGCCTTCATCAACGAGACCATCGAGACCCTGCGCGGGAACCTGCGCGAGATCACCGAGGAGATCCAGCGCCTGATCGCGGCTTCCACGGCCGGACGGCTGGAAGAGCGCGGCGATGCCGGGCGTTTCGTGGGCGACTATGCGCGGCTGGTCTCGGGCATCAACGGCATGCTCGATGCCATCGTGCTGCCGATCGCCGAGGGCAACCGCGTGCTGGGGCGGCTCAGCGCGGGCGATCTTGCCGAGCGTATCGAGATCGCGTGCCACGGCGATCACCAGCGCATGAAGGACGCCATCAACCTGCTGGTCGACAGCATGCGCAGGACCGCCGAAGTGGCCGATCGCATCGCCCAGGGCGACCTCACCGTCGAACACGAGAAGCTCTCCGAGCGGGACGAACTGGGCACCTCGCTGCTCAGCATGATCGAGCGGCTGCGCAGCGTGGTGGGCGGGACCACGGCGGCGGCGGAGAACGTCTCGATCGGCAGCCGCCAGCTGGCCGAAAGTTCCGAGCAGCTCTCGCAGGGCGCCACCGAGCAGGCGGCCTCGGCCGAGGAGGCTTCCGCCTCGATGGAAGAGATGGCCGCCAACATCAAGCAGAACGCCGACAATGCCGCGCAGACCGAGAAGATCGCGCGCCAGTCCTCCCGGGACGCGGAGGCTTCGGGCGAGGCGGTGCAGAACGCGGTGCTGGCGATGCGCACGATCGCCGAGAAGATCGGCATCGTCCAGGAGATCGCCCGGCAGACCGACCTGCTGGCGCTCAACGCCGCGGTCGAGGCGGCGCGCGCGGGCGAGCACGGCAAGGGCTTCGCGGTGGTCGCCTCCGAAGTGCGCAAGCTCGCCGAACGCAGCCAGACGGCCGCCTCGGAAATCGTCGCGGTCTCGGGCGATACCCTCAAGGCCGCGACCGCGGCGGGCGAGATGCTGGTCAAGCTGGTGCCCGACATTCGCCGCACCGCCGAACTGGTCTGCGAGATCAGCGCCGCCTGCCGCGAACAGGACATCGGCGCGGCGCAGATCAACGAGGCGATCCAGCAGCTCGACAAGGTGACGCAGCTCAACGCCAGCGCTTCCGACGAGATTTCCTCGACGTCCGAGCAACTGGCCTCGCAGGCCGAGGAACTCCAGAACGCGATCGCCTTTTTCGAGATCGGTGGCCAGCGGACGCGCGCGGCCTCGGCCCCCGCGCGCGGCAAGGCGGTGTCCGCTCCGGCCGGTGCGCCGTCACGGGCGCGGACGCGCCCTGTCGCCAGGACGCCCAAGCGCAATTCGATTGCCGACCAGCAGGAACGTGTAGCCGGTTTCGCACTCAACCTCACCGACGGCGCCGCCGATGCCGAGGATGCGGACTTCGGGCGGGCGGCATGA
- a CDS encoding methyl-accepting chemotaxis protein: protein MSLSWFSPPSSRIVQAEIARLEAALARGEIAERADCDAYAGGTREVLASVNRLLDSAARPVSGLSAAIATMSAEHDRGDIDVVIAVQEFGGHYAAMAEAINAMVAGHISVKKKAMACVKSFSEGDFSAPLEVFPGKKAFINDTIETLRDNLTGLIFEMNHMSAEHYRGDIDVIVPVERFKGDFGVVADGINKMVAGHIEVKKKAMACVKAFGEGDFDADLEAFPGKKAFINETIETLRGNLRAITEEIRRLIAAATAGQLDERGDDRRFVGDFGALVAGINGMLDAILLPIEEGNRVLGEVSTGSLVEQVEIACQGDHQNMKNSINALVANLRTFAGNVGVAAGQVAQGSNQMATSSQQLSEGATEQAASAEEASASMEEMAANIKQNADNAAQTEKIARQSSKDAELSGVAVDKAVDAMRTIAEKISIVQEIARQTDLLALNAAVEAARAGEHGKGFAVVASEVRKLAERSQSAAAEIVAVSSDTVKAAAEAGEMLGKLVPDIRRTAELVSEISAACREQDIGAAQINEAIQQLDKVTQQNASASELISSTSEALASQAEELQQSITFFRLADEDGARIAAPRSPAPAAPARRAAHGGGAAKVTTKDGGKRVTAAPRKPRPGSVAHQQERVRGFALDLTSGGADDEDGDFGRAA, encoded by the coding sequence ATGTCGCTGAGCTGGTTTTCTCCTCCTTCTTCCCGGATCGTCCAGGCCGAGATCGCCCGGCTCGAAGCGGCGCTGGCGCGCGGCGAGATTGCCGAGCGCGCCGACTGCGATGCCTATGCGGGCGGCACGCGCGAGGTTCTTGCCTCCGTCAATCGCCTGCTGGACAGCGCCGCGCGGCCGGTCTCGGGGCTTTCGGCGGCCATCGCCACGATGTCGGCCGAGCATGATCGCGGCGACATCGACGTGGTCATCGCGGTGCAGGAGTTCGGCGGCCACTATGCGGCCATGGCCGAGGCGATCAACGCGATGGTGGCGGGGCATATCAGCGTCAAGAAGAAGGCGATGGCCTGCGTGAAGTCCTTCAGCGAAGGGGATTTCTCGGCCCCGCTGGAGGTATTCCCCGGCAAGAAGGCGTTCATCAACGATACGATCGAGACGCTGCGCGACAATCTCACCGGGCTGATCTTCGAGATGAACCACATGTCGGCCGAGCACTATCGCGGCGACATCGACGTGATTGTCCCGGTCGAGCGGTTCAAGGGCGATTTCGGGGTGGTGGCGGACGGCATCAACAAGATGGTGGCCGGCCACATCGAGGTGAAGAAAAAGGCGATGGCCTGCGTGAAGGCGTTCGGCGAAGGGGATTTCGACGCCGATCTGGAGGCGTTCCCCGGCAAGAAGGCCTTCATCAACGAGACCATCGAGACGCTGCGCGGCAACCTGCGGGCGATCACCGAGGAGATCCGCCGCCTGATCGCCGCCGCGACCGCCGGCCAGCTTGACGAGCGCGGTGACGACCGGCGCTTTGTCGGCGATTTCGGCGCGCTGGTCGCGGGCATCAACGGCATGCTCGATGCGATCCTGCTGCCGATCGAGGAAGGCAACCGGGTGCTGGGCGAAGTCAGCACCGGCAGCCTGGTCGAACAGGTCGAGATCGCCTGCCAGGGCGATCACCAGAACATGAAGAATTCGATCAATGCGCTGGTCGCCAACTTGCGCACGTTTGCGGGCAATGTCGGGGTGGCGGCGGGGCAGGTGGCGCAGGGCAGCAACCAGATGGCGACCAGTTCGCAGCAGCTGTCCGAAGGTGCCACCGAGCAGGCCGCCTCGGCCGAGGAAGCCTCCGCCTCGATGGAAGAGATGGCCGCCAACATCAAGCAGAACGCCGACAATGCCGCGCAGACCGAAAAGATCGCGCGGCAGTCCTCGAAGGATGCCGAGCTGTCGGGCGTGGCGGTGGACAAGGCGGTCGATGCCATGCGCACGATCGCCGAGAAGATCTCCATCGTCCAGGAAATCGCCCGCCAGACCGACCTGCTGGCGCTCAACGCGGCGGTCGAGGCGGCGCGTGCGGGCGAGCACGGCAAGGGCTTCGCGGTGGTCGCCTCGGAAGTGCGCAAGCTCGCCGAACGCAGCCAGAGCGCGGCGGCGGAGATCGTCGCGGTCTCCTCCGACACCGTCAAGGCGGCGGCCGAGGCGGGCGAGATGCTGGGCAAGCTGGTGCCCGACATCCGCCGCACCGCCGAACTGGTCAGCGAGATCAGCGCCGCCTGCCGCGAGCAGGACATCGGCGCGGCCCAGATCAACGAGGCGATCCAGCAGCTCGACAAGGTGACCCAGCAGAACGCGAGCGCCTCCGAACTGATTTCCTCGACCTCCGAGGCGCTTGCCTCGCAGGCCGAGGAACTGCAGCAGTCGATCACCTTTTTCCGCCTTGCCGACGAGGACGGCGCCCGCATCGCAGCCCCGCGCAGCCCCGCGCCGGCCGCCCCGGCGCGCCGCGCGGCCCATGGCGGCGGGGCGGCCAAGGTGACGACCAAGGACGGCGGCAAGCGCGTGACTGCCGCCCCCCGCAAGCCCCGCCCCGGATCGGTCGCCCACCAGCAGGAGCGGGTGCGCGGCTTTGCGCTCGATCTCACGTCCGGGGGGGCGGATGACGAGGATGGCGACTTCGGCCGCGCGGCATGA